A genomic region of Alistipes megaguti contains the following coding sequences:
- a CDS encoding DUF6064 family protein, protein METFWSTIAAYNAATWPAQLVLTGIGVLLTTLLVRRPSHGVRIAMKLYMALLNFWIAGVYFLVYCEPRQYHSPQALFWAIMGCIWLYDLIVKHASLARTGHHARFARVLFVMPFLYPLCSLALGRTFPEITSPVMPCSVAVFTIGVMLAFSERINIVLAMFLCHWALIGLSKVYFFGIPEDYLMACSVVPALYLFFREYIQSLENRPAKPSPRVLNGLLGLLCAIIGGFFAFTLLHQFNLFSEI, encoded by the coding sequence ATGGAGACCTTCTGGAGTACGATAGCCGCCTATAACGCCGCGACATGGCCCGCACAACTGGTGCTGACCGGCATCGGAGTGCTGCTCACGACGCTGCTCGTTCGACGTCCGTCGCACGGCGTGCGGATCGCCATGAAGCTCTACATGGCGCTGCTCAACTTCTGGATCGCCGGGGTCTATTTCCTCGTCTACTGCGAGCCGCGCCAGTATCACAGCCCCCAGGCGTTGTTCTGGGCCATCATGGGGTGCATCTGGCTCTACGACCTCATCGTCAAACACGCCTCGCTGGCCCGAACCGGCCACCATGCCCGCTTTGCCCGGGTGCTCTTCGTCATGCCGTTCCTCTATCCGCTCTGCTCGCTGGCCCTGGGGCGCACCTTCCCGGAGATCACCTCGCCGGTGATGCCCTGCTCGGTGGCGGTCTTCACCATCGGCGTGATGCTGGCCTTCTCCGAGCGCATCAACATCGTCCTGGCCATGTTCCTCTGCCACTGGGCACTGATCGGCCTCTCGAAGGTCTACTTCTTCGGCATCCCGGAGGACTATCTGATGGCCTGCAGCGTCGTCCCGGCGCTCTATCTCTTCTTCCGCGAATACATCCAAAGCCTCGAAAACCGGCCCGCAAAACCCTCCCCGCGCGTCCTCAACGGATTGCTGGGACTTCTCTGCGCAATCATCGGCGGATTCTTCGCCTTCACGCTGCTGCACCAGTTCAACCTCTTCTCCGAAATATAA
- a CDS encoding RagB/SusD family nutrient uptake outer membrane protein — protein sequence MKRKIWMIVLATLLFGGCKRYLDVTPQGKIIPETEEDFEALLNNMLYAIEEGTDEDILGCYDRVILYESISDNLDANISAGRLTLYAGDVANNFQKGYYEGLYSTIKDCNLILEYMLEKDSAKARALCAAAYAIKGVCYYNLIRIYCEPYDAATASSLPGIPIVEHFDVESDAVPDRNTLARSYEYAVSLLRKAVDYHMTDESYLFTEAVAKTYLAKLYFWAEEWSEVIPLCEELLAVPSYALADRSVYTESIQSYGEQLQEVIIRDRTTGDDDVKTLYDETFRSYLSTRPVNATLLKLFGAEPQKDIRWGIMCDAKRVNQKTVTARIRGSELHLMLAESYAHPGAQQDEAKALSLLNELRRKRIEDVEDYTLRTLPEPDREALITVDATGQPLTPLISAILDERRKELYMEGDRWFELKRNGRPEWWVIQQSGSTLPIKYVTRQYLYTMPVSVRDIRNSQGQIAQNPGYEF from the coding sequence ATGAAACGGAAAATATGGATGATAGTCCTGGCAACGCTGCTTTTCGGCGGATGCAAACGTTATCTCGACGTGACGCCGCAGGGAAAGATCATTCCTGAAACGGAGGAGGATTTCGAAGCCTTGCTGAACAACATGCTGTATGCCATCGAGGAGGGTACGGACGAAGATATTCTGGGCTGCTACGACCGGGTGATTCTCTACGAGTCGATTTCCGACAATCTCGATGCGAACATCTCGGCCGGGCGTCTGACGCTCTATGCGGGCGATGTGGCGAACAACTTTCAGAAGGGGTATTACGAGGGTCTTTATTCGACAATCAAGGATTGTAACCTGATTCTGGAGTACATGCTCGAAAAGGACTCTGCGAAGGCCCGGGCGTTGTGTGCCGCAGCCTATGCCATCAAGGGCGTATGCTATTACAATTTGATCCGGATCTACTGCGAGCCGTACGATGCGGCGACGGCCTCCTCTCTGCCGGGCATTCCCATTGTCGAGCACTTCGACGTGGAGAGCGATGCGGTGCCCGATCGCAATACCCTTGCACGGAGCTACGAGTATGCGGTATCGCTCCTCCGCAAGGCGGTCGACTACCACATGACCGACGAATCGTATCTCTTCACCGAGGCGGTGGCCAAGACCTACCTGGCCAAGCTCTATTTCTGGGCGGAAGAGTGGTCCGAGGTGATTCCGCTGTGCGAGGAGCTGCTGGCCGTACCGTCCTACGCCCTTGCAGACAGAAGCGTCTATACGGAGTCGATCCAGTCTTACGGCGAGCAGTTGCAGGAGGTGATCATCCGCGACCGTACGACGGGTGATGACGATGTGAAGACGCTCTACGACGAGACATTCCGCAGCTATCTGAGTACGAGACCGGTCAATGCCACGCTGTTGAAGCTCTTCGGTGCGGAGCCGCAGAAGGATATTCGCTGGGGCATCATGTGTGATGCCAAACGGGTCAATCAGAAGACCGTGACGGCACGGATCCGGGGATCGGAGCTGCATCTGATGCTTGCCGAGAGTTATGCCCACCCGGGGGCGCAGCAGGACGAGGCGAAGGCCTTGTCGCTGCTCAACGAACTGCGCCGCAAGCGTATCGAAGATGTTGAGGATTACACGCTTCGGACGCTTCCCGAGCCGGACCGCGAGGCGCTGATCACGGTGGATGCCACGGGACAGCCCCTCACGCCGTTGATTTCCGCCATTCTGGACGAGCGGCGCAAGGAGCTTTACATGGAGGGTGACCGCTGGTTCGAACTCAAACGCAACGGACGTCCCGAATGGTGGGTAATCCAGCAGTCGGGCAGTACGCTGCCGATCAAGTATGTGACGCGACAGTATCTCTATACGATGCCCGTGAGTGTCCGGGACATCCGGAACAGTCAGGGACAGATTGCGCAGAACCCGGGTTATGAATTTTGA
- a CDS encoding RagB/SusD family nutrient uptake outer membrane protein: MQSVPGVAAAINTTGSYPIRPSIYNQLKFACFDLPGVSQMCFMRAAEMYLIETEALCKQQTPDESTARNLLYTVNSARDDAYTQTAASGQELIDEILLTRRMELWGEGFSWFDLKRLGASISRKTYADTSGAECPGTFGRNFAVTVGPNDNGTNDWVWVIPLSETQYNDLIK, encoded by the coding sequence ATGCAGTCTGTGCCGGGAGTCGCCGCGGCGATCAATACGACGGGATCTTATCCCATTCGGCCCTCGATCTACAATCAGCTGAAATTCGCCTGCTTCGATCTCCCGGGTGTTTCGCAGATGTGTTTCATGCGTGCCGCCGAGATGTATCTCATCGAGACCGAGGCGCTCTGCAAGCAGCAGACTCCGGATGAGTCAACGGCTCGAAATCTGCTCTACACGGTCAACTCCGCCCGCGATGATGCCTATACGCAAACTGCAGCCTCGGGGCAGGAGCTGATCGACGAGATTCTGCTTACACGGCGTATGGAGTTGTGGGGCGAAGGTTTTTCCTGGTTTGATCTGAAGCGGCTGGGAGCCTCCATCTCGCGCAAGACCTATGCCGACACTTCGGGTGCCGAGTGTCCTGGAACGTTTGGTCGGAACTTTGCCGTGACGGTAGGGCCCAACGATAATGGAACTAATGACTGGGTTTGGGTCATTCCGCTGAGCGAGACGCAGTACAATGATCTGATCAAGTAA
- the nrdG gene encoding anaerobic ribonucleoside-triphosphate reductase activating protein: MLRYHNFDIVFAEIPDETTLAVNLTGCPNRCPGCHSPHLQRDAGRQLDERELAALLDRYGHSVTCLCFMGGDAAPLEVARLAAWVRRTWPALRVGWYSGRERLPEGVAPEVFDYVKLGPWIERCGPLNAPTTNQRLYRVDRCGGMTDITARFQRHTA, from the coding sequence ATGCTCCGCTATCATAACTTCGACATCGTCTTCGCGGAGATCCCCGACGAGACGACGCTGGCCGTCAACCTCACCGGCTGCCCGAACCGCTGCCCGGGATGCCACAGCCCCCACCTGCAGCGCGATGCGGGACGACAGCTCGACGAGCGGGAGCTCGCGGCGCTGCTCGACCGCTACGGACACTCGGTCACCTGCCTCTGCTTCATGGGCGGCGATGCCGCACCGCTCGAGGTGGCCCGGCTGGCCGCATGGGTGCGCCGCACGTGGCCCGCGCTGCGCGTGGGCTGGTACTCGGGGCGCGAACGGCTGCCCGAAGGGGTGGCCCCCGAGGTATTCGACTACGTGAAGCTCGGCCCCTGGATCGAACGCTGCGGCCCGCTCAACGCCCCGACCACCAACCAGCGACTCTACCGCGTCGATCGCTGCGGAGGGATGACCGACATCACCGCACGATTCCAACGACATACCGCCTGA
- a CDS encoding M64 family metallopeptidase, with the protein MKSCLRLLWGIVLLGCCACSTSQDRTTLLEVSPRSVVLPHEGGDEWIELQADGAWTSEVSPPIAREWLTAEPASGGAGKYRVRLHVAPNADFAQRDASVYFDAAELSQVVAVTQAPTLVTPGRLELPALNTTEYLTVGSAPEPLEVTLSPQAEWCTAVVEGTRVRIRVLTNLGAERSVTLHVTAGRFTQDVVLVQQAFDPVKNYGDGEVIALQRATSGNGVCLVVVGDGYTLAEMARGTGKYETDMRRAVEAFFSVYPYSAYRSYFDVYMLTAISEEAGMSCVSPAETVDTKFSTLWQGVSTSISCDDGAVRDWLTRVTALTGRRMQDLTVVMPINRAVYAGTSLMWTDGFSISMIPVGSSFDKLVVHEAGGHGFAKLLDEYVYYETEIPAKTRNEIESLKNFGFYINADFSSDISQTTWRDFAALPDYPMVGTYPGAGTYRSGIWRPEENSCMNDNVAYFNAPSRWAQIRRIRRLAGEPDYTFDAFLLEDQRPAYPVGTRSGIGDLSRFVPSGPPVVITEPSDR; encoded by the coding sequence ATGAAGAGTTGTTTACGGTTGTTGTGGGGCATCGTGCTGCTCGGGTGCTGCGCCTGCTCGACTTCGCAGGATCGGACGACGCTGTTGGAGGTTTCGCCCCGGAGTGTCGTGTTGCCGCACGAGGGCGGGGATGAATGGATCGAATTGCAGGCCGACGGAGCCTGGACCTCGGAGGTGTCGCCTCCGATAGCGCGGGAGTGGCTGACGGCCGAACCCGCCTCGGGCGGAGCCGGGAAATATCGGGTCCGGCTGCACGTCGCACCGAACGCGGATTTCGCACAGCGCGATGCCTCGGTCTATTTCGATGCGGCGGAGCTTTCGCAGGTGGTTGCGGTTACGCAGGCTCCGACCCTCGTGACGCCCGGACGACTCGAATTGCCAGCTCTCAATACTACCGAGTATCTGACGGTCGGATCGGCACCCGAACCGCTCGAAGTCACGCTCTCCCCGCAGGCGGAGTGGTGTACGGCCGTGGTCGAGGGGACGCGGGTGCGCATCCGCGTCTTGACGAATCTCGGCGCGGAAAGGTCCGTGACGTTGCATGTGACGGCTGGCCGGTTCACGCAGGATGTCGTTCTCGTGCAACAGGCCTTCGATCCGGTGAAAAACTACGGTGACGGCGAGGTCATTGCGTTGCAACGGGCCACATCCGGAAACGGCGTGTGTCTGGTCGTCGTGGGGGACGGCTACACGCTTGCCGAAATGGCCCGGGGAACGGGGAAATATGAAACCGACATGCGGCGAGCGGTCGAAGCCTTCTTCTCGGTCTATCCTTACAGCGCCTACCGCTCCTATTTCGATGTCTACATGCTGACTGCGATTTCCGAGGAGGCGGGCATGAGTTGTGTCTCTCCGGCGGAGACCGTGGATACGAAATTCTCGACGCTGTGGCAGGGGGTATCGACCTCGATTTCGTGCGATGACGGAGCCGTCCGCGACTGGCTGACGCGGGTGACGGCACTGACGGGGCGCCGCATGCAGGATCTGACGGTCGTCATGCCGATCAACCGGGCGGTGTATGCCGGGACCAGTCTGATGTGGACCGACGGTTTCTCGATCTCTATGATTCCTGTCGGAAGCAGTTTCGACAAACTTGTGGTGCACGAGGCCGGCGGACACGGTTTCGCCAAGCTGCTCGACGAATACGTCTATTACGAGACCGAGATTCCGGCGAAAACTCGGAACGAAATCGAGAGTTTAAAAAACTTTGGATTCTATATCAATGCGGACTTTTCGTCCGACATCTCCCAGACGACGTGGCGGGATTTCGCCGCGCTGCCCGATTATCCGATGGTCGGAACCTATCCCGGGGCGGGCACCTACCGTTCGGGGATCTGGCGTCCGGAAGAGAACAGCTGCATGAACGACAATGTCGCCTATTTCAATGCCCCGAGCCGATGGGCTCAGATCCGGCGTATCCGGAGGCTTGCCGGCGAGCCGGATTATACGTTCGACGCGTTTCTGCTCGAGGATCAGCGCCCGGCTTATCCGGTCGGAACGCGCTCGGGAATCGGGGATTTGTCCCGCTTCGTGCCGTCGGGGCCTCCCGTGGTCATCACGGAGCCGTCGGACCGTTGA
- a CDS encoding threonine/serine exporter ThrE family protein, whose protein sequence is MKTRHELTEILDFIAEYATYLLGSGVHTSRAIRNSQRIGRSLGVDVQLSSFQRSTILTVRDDESGEAITRVVRIPSLPISFERNSDLSALSWDALDERLPLDEIRRRYDELTAKPLIDPIFVLLTVGLANASFCRLFGGDWTAMAIVFTSTLVGYAAKQRMQAHGVNHFLIFIVAAFMASLCASSALRFDCTAETALATSVLFLVPGVPLINGVIDIVEGHILIGCSRLINALLLIICIAIGLAATLLMVKDSLL, encoded by the coding sequence ATGAAAACCAGGCACGAACTGACCGAAATCCTCGACTTTATCGCCGAATATGCGACCTATCTGCTCGGCTCCGGGGTCCACACCTCGCGGGCCATCCGCAACTCGCAGCGCATCGGCCGTTCGTTGGGGGTCGACGTCCAGTTGTCGAGCTTCCAGCGCAGCACGATCCTCACGGTGCGCGACGACGAGTCGGGCGAGGCCATCACCCGCGTGGTGCGCATCCCCTCGCTGCCGATCAGCTTCGAACGCAACTCCGACCTGAGCGCCCTGAGCTGGGACGCCCTCGACGAGCGGCTGCCACTGGACGAGATCCGCCGCCGCTACGACGAGCTGACGGCCAAACCGTTGATCGACCCGATCTTCGTGCTGCTGACCGTGGGGCTGGCCAACGCCTCGTTCTGCCGCCTGTTCGGCGGCGACTGGACGGCCATGGCCATCGTCTTCACCTCGACGCTGGTCGGCTATGCCGCCAAACAGCGCATGCAGGCCCACGGCGTCAACCACTTCCTGATCTTCATCGTCGCGGCATTCATGGCCTCGCTCTGCGCTTCGTCAGCCCTGCGATTCGACTGCACGGCCGAAACGGCCCTCGCCACAAGCGTGCTGTTCCTCGTTCCCGGCGTCCCCCTGATCAACGGCGTGATCGACATCGTCGAAGGGCACATCCTGATCGGATGCAGCCGCCTGATCAACGCCCTGCTGCTCATCATCTGCATCGCCATCGGTCTGGCAGCGACGCTCCTCATGGTTAAAGACAGCCTGCTATGA
- the nrdD gene encoding anaerobic ribonucleoside-triphosphate reductase: MGISELCIVKRDGKREAFSVEKIKRAVSKAFLSVGGYATDDDITSVLSRVHVADGMSVEEIQNQVEVALMAERYFAVAKSYMLYRQRHTEDREEREKLRFLTDYCAASNPATGSKFDANANVENKNIATLIGELPKQNFIRLNRRLLTDRIREMYGRELADKYLHLLNNHFIYKNDETSMANYCASITMYPWLLGGTISIGGNSTRPTNLKSFCGGFVNMVFIVSSMLSGACATPEFLMYMNYFIEQEYGEDYYTRADEVVDLSRKHRTLDKVITDCFEQIVYSINQPTGARNFQAVFWNIAYYDRCYFESLFGEFRFPDGSAPHWESLSWLQKRFMRWFNRERTKTVLTFPVETMALLSKEGDVMDREWGDFTAQMYAEGHSFFTYLSDNADSLSSCCRLRNEIQDNGFSYTLGAGGVSTGSKSVLTVNLNRCIQYAARNGMHYLKFLEEVVDLVHKVQTAYNENLKKLQAKGMLPLFDAGYINLSRQYLTVGVNGLVEAAEFLGLEISDNDRYASFVEEVLGLIERCNRKYRTKELMFNCEMIPAENVGVKHAKWDREDGYAVPRDCYNSYFYVVEDPSLNIVDKFRLHGHRYIDHLTGGSALHLNLEDHLSQEQYRQLLRVAAREGCNYFTFNIPNTVCNHCGHIDKRYLHACPECHSTDLDYLTRVIGYMKRVSNFSAARQQEASRRFYAHKPQTDAPLS; encoded by the coding sequence ATGGGCATTTCGGAACTCTGCATTGTCAAGCGCGACGGGAAACGCGAGGCGTTCTCCGTCGAGAAGATCAAACGGGCCGTCAGCAAGGCCTTCCTCTCGGTGGGCGGGTATGCTACGGACGACGACATCACGTCGGTGCTGAGCCGCGTGCACGTCGCCGACGGTATGTCCGTCGAGGAGATTCAGAACCAGGTCGAGGTGGCCCTGATGGCCGAGCGCTACTTCGCCGTGGCCAAGAGCTACATGCTCTACCGCCAGCGCCACACCGAAGACCGCGAGGAGCGCGAAAAGCTCCGCTTCCTGACCGACTACTGCGCCGCCTCGAACCCCGCCACGGGGTCGAAATTCGACGCCAACGCCAACGTCGAGAACAAGAACATCGCCACGCTGATCGGCGAGCTGCCCAAGCAGAACTTCATCCGCCTGAACCGCCGCCTGCTCACCGACCGCATCCGTGAAATGTACGGCCGGGAACTGGCCGACAAGTACCTCCACCTGCTGAACAACCACTTCATCTACAAGAACGACGAGACGTCGATGGCCAACTACTGCGCCTCGATCACGATGTATCCGTGGCTGCTCGGCGGCACGATCTCCATCGGCGGCAACTCGACGCGCCCGACCAACCTCAAGTCGTTCTGCGGCGGATTCGTCAACATGGTCTTCATCGTCTCGTCGATGCTGTCGGGGGCCTGCGCCACCCCCGAGTTCCTCATGTACATGAACTACTTCATCGAGCAGGAGTACGGCGAGGACTACTACACGCGGGCCGACGAGGTGGTCGACCTCTCGCGCAAGCACCGCACACTGGACAAGGTCATCACCGACTGCTTCGAGCAGATCGTCTACTCGATCAACCAGCCCACCGGGGCGCGCAACTTCCAGGCCGTCTTCTGGAACATCGCCTACTACGACCGCTGCTACTTCGAGTCGCTGTTCGGCGAATTCCGCTTCCCGGACGGATCGGCACCCCACTGGGAGTCGCTCTCGTGGCTGCAGAAGCGCTTCATGCGGTGGTTCAACCGCGAGCGTACGAAGACCGTGCTGACCTTCCCGGTCGAGACGATGGCCCTGCTCTCGAAGGAGGGAGACGTGATGGACCGCGAATGGGGCGACTTCACGGCGCAGATGTATGCCGAGGGACACTCGTTCTTCACCTACCTGAGCGACAACGCCGATTCGCTCTCGTCGTGCTGCCGCCTGCGCAACGAAATCCAGGACAACGGCTTCAGCTACACGCTCGGCGCCGGGGGCGTCTCGACCGGCTCGAAGAGCGTGCTGACCGTCAACCTCAACCGCTGCATCCAGTACGCCGCGCGCAACGGCATGCACTACCTGAAGTTCCTCGAAGAGGTGGTCGACCTGGTGCACAAGGTCCAGACGGCCTACAACGAAAACCTCAAGAAGCTGCAGGCAAAGGGGATGCTGCCGCTGTTCGATGCCGGCTACATCAACCTCTCGCGGCAGTATCTGACCGTCGGCGTCAACGGACTGGTCGAGGCGGCCGAGTTCCTCGGGCTGGAGATCTCGGACAACGACCGCTACGCCTCGTTCGTCGAGGAGGTGCTGGGGCTCATCGAGCGCTGCAACCGCAAGTACCGCACGAAGGAGCTGATGTTCAACTGCGAGATGATCCCGGCCGAGAACGTCGGCGTGAAGCACGCCAAGTGGGATCGCGAGGACGGATACGCCGTGCCGCGCGACTGCTACAACTCGTACTTCTACGTCGTGGAGGATCCGTCGCTGAACATCGTCGACAAGTTCCGCCTCCACGGCCACCGCTACATCGACCACCTGACCGGCGGTTCGGCCCTGCACCTCAATCTGGAGGACCACCTCTCGCAGGAGCAGTACCGGCAGCTGCTGCGCGTGGCGGCACGCGAGGGGTGCAACTACTTCACGTTCAACATCCCGAACACGGTCTGCAACCACTGCGGACACATCGACAAGCGCTACCTGCACGCGTGCCCCGAGTGCCACTCGACCGATCTGGACTACCTCACGCGCGTGATCGGCTACATGAAACGCGTCTCGAACTTCTCGGCGGCCCGCCAGCAGGAGGCCTCGCGCCGCTTCTACGCCCATAAACCGCAGACCGATGCTCCGCTATCATAA